TCACGCAACGATAAGTGCATTGCCCGAAATGATAAGTCCGCTTGCTTATTGAATAAGCTATGCGGATCATCTTGATAAGCAGTTATTCTTATCAGAGATAGGTCAGTGGAAAAAGATAGACTCCTGCCAAACGCATCGAAGATAGCGAGACCAAGTCCGTCCCCCACCACCATCACCTCACCcccctttttttccttccttcctttctATAAATCTCTCGACTTTCTCTCTCTAGCCAACCCAAAAACCTCTCTTCTTAGCtctcctttctctttctcttcctctctctaACTTTCTCTCACTACTTTTGCCTTTAGCTTCTTCTCTCTGTTGTGTGAGAGGCTGGATACTTGTTCGAGCGGCAGCTGCTTTTGTggtggtgattttttttttttcgggaaCCCTAGAGAATCGACGTCGGTGGTGCGTCGGGTCGGCTTGTTCGGGTTCGGGCTGGAGCTCGGGCTTTCTAGGGCTTCGATCTGATTGCGAGTGGTTGGGGATTTGGATTTGGTGAATCGGTGGTGGAGGTTTGAGGGGTTTTTGGGGTGAAGCAAAAATGTCGTCGTTGAGTAGAGAATTGGTTTTCCTCATACTTCAATTTCTAGAAGAGGAAAAGTTTAAGGAATCTGTTCACAAGTAAactcttttgcttcttttttccgttccctttcttttaatttttaatttttatattgtTTTGTTGCTTatatttgttgaatttttaatttttttgtttacatttctgttttgATGTTAACTTAATTTTGAGACTGTTTAGTTGAGATTGGATAAATTTTGAGCGATTAGTTATTgttaattttggaaattcggaaatgATGAAAAGATTGCTAATTTTAATAATTAGTTTTTGACTTGGGGTTTGAGGTTTTAGTTCAGCTGTaaacaatttttaaaaattactgcTCTGCATGGATGTGAAATGAAtgttttttggaatttttttgattttagtaattggGTTTATGCATGTGGATTTTGATGCGgataaagaaatggaaatgtTGTACTGAAagcttcttttgtcttttttggcattttgggAAAGTGGTAAACAGTTTGGATATTTAGTCAAGTTATGAACTTTTTGTAGGGTTGTTGTTACTGGAGAGAATGTTGGTTGGTTTTGTCCATgagaattaaaaataaaaaaaaagaaacttggAGAAGTAATTAAATTTGAGTTGTGTTATGTGAAAAGAATTTTTTAAGTACAGAAGTGAATGGTTTACGACTGATGAATAATATACTTAttggtttgaataaaaaatgaatgCTTAGCCAATGATGAATAATGTACATAATGGTTTTGTAGGCTTGAGCAAGAATCAGGGTTTTTCTTTAACATGAAGTATTTTGAGGAAAAAGTACATGCTGGTGAATGGGAAGAAGTTGAAAAGTACTTGTCTGGATTCACCAAGGTCGATGATAATAGATACTCCATGAAGATATTTTTCGAAATAAGGAAGCAGAAGTATCTTGAAGCCCTTGATCGGTATGTCGAGATTCATACTACATTTTTACCTTGGCTAGGTTTTTTCCTGGATTGAATTTGATCTTTTATTGTTCTTTTGGTAATATTGACTTCTTTTGCAGGCAAGACAAGGCAAAGGCAGTTGAGATACTGGTCAATGATTTGAAAGTCTTCTCAACATTCAATGAGGATTTGTACAAAGAGATTACTCAGCTGTTAACTCTCAATAATTTCAGGTAGTGTGCTTTTCTTACGTGTTATAGGATATTTATTGCTGCTGAAAAGACATGGCCCCTCTACTGTTTTTGATAGATACTGGCAGGAAATCTTTGAATTGGCATTAAGTTTTtgatctctattttttttttttaaagattgaAGACAGTTCTAAATGCTTACAATAGCTTGATCTTATTGTCTACATCATGTGGCCCACATGGACAGGTTGTGTGTGCATGTGTGTCTTGCTTGTTTGACGAAGGACCTAAAGGCTCAGTCACTGAGGAGAATGTTGTGCCTTGAATTTTTTGGAGGCCAAGTTGTTAAGAGTTATTTCTATAATTTATTTTAGTTGAAGAAATAAAAAGCGTTTAACTAAAACGGGTTCTGATGCACAGCTGGAAAACATTTCTTTGTTCTCAACAGCAAATAATGACTAGAAGGGTGAACATGCAAAGGATGGGTCTTTATGTTTTGCTGAAGATTTTATAGATTTGTTTAATTAGTTACAGCTATAGCTGTATCATATTTTCTGTTCAGAAATTTGATAATATGTATTATGTATGTTTCAACTTTATTAAAGATAGATCGGTCTTTAATGAACtttaaaactggaaaatgatgGTTGGTTGCTGCACAGTTAATGGTGCATTATTTTGCATGCAGTTTAGCAGGCACGGTTTCTCCCATTGCTCTTTGTTTGTTTGTTAATCTGTATGCACTACCTAGGTTAAGTTACTTATTTTGAATTGAAAATTCTGGAGTTTTTCTGTGGAAGCAATATCTTCTTTTGTTAGATATCacttatatttttgtaaatttgaaattttggtgcCTGCTTTTCTTATAGTTCATGACTTTCTTTCTAAATGCAGTATGCTTGTTACTTACTTTGTAGCTGATCAAAATATGTTTGTTCTAAttgtttttgttgattgcagGGAAAATGAACAGTTATCCAAGTATGGTGACACCAAGACCGCCCGAAGTATAATGTTGATAGAGCTGAAAAAGTTAATTGAAGCTAATCCACTTTTTCGAGAAAAGCTTGTTTTTCCAACCTTAAAAGCATCTAGATTGCGGACCTTAATAAATCAAAGGTTTGATGGCCTTGAACTACCGGCTTTAGTGGCCATTTTTTTATCATCATATGAATTAACTGTGTTCTAAATCATGAATGATTGCTGCTTTTGCCATGAACTCCATTGAGAGAGTGATGGCGAAAATGGCTGCTGACAATGCTAAAAAATTTAAAGATACTCGTGCTGTTCATACGTTTAGTGAGAGATGTGTTTTGATGACGTGGCCATTGCAGTTTAAACTGGCAGCACCAGCTCTGCAAGAATCCGAGGCCAAACCCGGATATTAAGACCTTGTTCACAGACCATACCTGCACACCTCCAAATGGGGCTCTTGCTCCAACTCCAGTGAATATGCCTCCTGCTGCTGCAGTGGCAAAACCTGCTGCTTATACGTCACTTGGAACACATGGGGTAAATGTTCTCATGCTAATTCTGATTTATCCTTTTGTTCAGCATGGTGGCCCGTATCCACCTTCTCCTCCATAACAAAAGATAGTTCCCTGAAAAAAAGGGGAcgtaaaaataagaaaagcttCTAAAAAGCCTTTTTTCTTAACGAGAAAAGCACAAATCCTGGATGTTCAGGTCAACCTAGTTTTCATACGAGGATGAAATCCATATTCCTTGTGGATAAAAAGGCATATGTCCTGACGTCAACTTGAACCTTGCTTCCATATGAGGATgcttattaatatatattttgctTTCATTCTACTTCTTGTAGCCCTTTCCAACAACTGCTGCAGCTGCCAACGCAAATGCTTTAGCAGGTTGGATGGCAAATGCTGCTGCATCTTCATCTGTTCAGGCAGCTGTTGTGACTGCATCATCCTTACCAGTTCCACCAAATCAAGGTGAGCAGTTAAACTATTTCTGATGTTGTCTGTCTAGCTCTTTTTCAACCTTCAATGGTAACTGTTACACCAGGAACCTGTCTTTGAATATGAGCCCAATGAAAAAACTCAtggaaattcttgattttttcttttactagACCTGACGAGAAATCTGAGTCTTTTGCTAAAATGCTTTGGTCATGTTGAATTGGCTTCGCCTTTGAACAGTGTCAATCTTGAAGCGTCCAATTACTCCTCCGGCAACATTGGGAATGGTTGATTACCAGAATGCTGAGCATGAGCAGCTAATGAAACGTTTACGTCCAGCACAGTCAGTTGAGGAGGTGATGCAGAggatttttttttcgtttttcgttttcatttttatttttaccaTCTTCGGTTGTCTAGCTGATAAGTTGTTGTATTAAATGTCTTCTAGTTAAGAGTATATTCTTGTTTTCAGGTCACCTATCCTACAGTTCGTCAACAGCCATCTTGGTCCCTGGATGACCTACCAAGAAATGTAGCTTTTACCATGCATCAAGGATCTACCATCACAACCATGGATTTTCATCCTTCTCACCATACATTGCTTCTCGGTAATGATGGTTTATAGAAGCTTTTTAGTGCTATCTTTATGCTCTATGGACCTAAAATTTCGTTGCATACTTACATTTGTGGTCTGTGATCTGAATGGCCTTTCTCAATAGTGGGCTCTAATAATGGTGACATTACACTTTGGGAGGTTGGGATGCGAGAAAAGCTGGTTACAAAGCCATTTAAGATTTGGGAGATTCAAGCTTGTACATTGCCGTTTCAGGTCATATCTCATCTGTGGCTTTTAATATTCATGTAGTTGTATTCATCCATATGTAGTTAAGCATGTAGAAGTTGTGATTTGTGTGAGTGGCACTTATGTACGTGTGTATATACATTTATGGGACATTTATTGCAGTATGTTATACATGTATATGCATATTTTGCTTTATGTATGCGTAGTACTCGTATCATTAACATTTTCTTGTAGCATGATTTGAAAGCAGAAATTGACAAAGATGGATTGAgttgtaattttgaaaattgaaactaaacaaTGATAGCACTTAGGAGGATAAAAAGCTCTGTTTTGTATTTGTTGGTTTTTCACCCACGAGGCAGCTGTAGTGGTAAAGGGTTCTATGATCCATTGTGTAATTACGAGTCCTCTATTGACTAGTATTAATATGTTTCCGCACTAttatccaaaattgaaaagtgtCCTTATTGGTTCTCACCTTAAAAGAGTCTGGAACAGGCTTCTGTTGCAAAAGAGGGACCCTTTTCTGTAAGCCGGGTTACATGGAGTCCAGATGGCACTTTTATTGGTATGTGGCTTCACAAATTAACTGGTCTGGAAGGTGCATGTGAACAGTTATAATTATTGCTTATTTCATGCTGCAGGAGCTGCATTCAGTAAGCATTTAGTCCATTTGTATGCCTATGCTGGACCAAATGATCTGCGCCAGCATCTGGAGGTATGTTACAATTTGCTGGACTGTGACAAGGTAAATTTtgcaacctttttttttatttgcataTTCTTGTGCTTGCAGATTGATGCCCATACTGGAGGAGTAAATGATTTGGCCTTTGCCCATCCAAACAAACAGTTGTGTGTTGTAACCTGTGGAGATGACAAGTTGATCAAGGTAgttttaaaaaagaaacaacGAATTAATTTAGTTGAATTTATTATCTATTAGGTAGCTAAAGGAAAATCTGAAACAGGTTTGGGACTTAACAGGACGGAAGTTATTCAATTTTGAAGGGCATGAAGCCCCTGTATACTCTATATGTCCTCATCAAAAGGAGAATATTCAGGTATGACAAAGAAAAGCAGAAGCAACTGTTTATCAAGAGAATCAATAATTTATAGTGTGTCACAAGACACTCTGTTGCAAAAGATGTTGGAATATGTTGATATTGTATTCAGGCATTATATCGTTTTATCAGTCCAATCTAGCATCTACGTGGAAAATTTGGAATTGTATATTTGATGGCAAAACAAATTTGAAGTTCTCACCCGTGTTTAACTGTTCTTTAAGTGATTAGCTACTTTGACCGTGATTGTGAGGTGAATCATATTATTGTTAACCTGCCTGACACCAACTGCTTATTGAGAGAATCacctgtgtttttttttttttttttttttttcagtttatcTTCTCAACTGCTATCGATGGGAAAATTAAGGCTTGGTTGTATGACAATATGGGATCCAGAGTTGACTATGATGCTCCTGGGCATTGGTGTACCACAATGCTTTACAGTGCTGATGGAAGCAGGTAAGATTAGCGATATATCTTTGTTCTGAGGATCCACGTGCTTTTCCATTTCCCCAATATCAACAGTTTGTAAAATCTCTTGTTGCCATTGAGGTTTGGCTACAGTAAAGACCTCGCTTTCTCTCTACTTAATACATGTATATTTGGCTAATGGTGTTTTTGATTCATTTCCATTTAGATTGTTCTCTTGTGGAACTGGTAAAGAAGGAGATTCTTTTCTTGTTGAATGGAATGAAAGTGAAGGGGCCATAAAAAGGACGTACACTGGGTTCAGAAAGAAGTCAAATTTGGTTGTACAGTTTGATACAActcaaaatcactttttggctgTGGGTGAAGATAGCCAGATCAAGTTTTGGGATATGGACAACAATAACATTCTTACCAGTACAGATGCAGAGGGTGGTCTTTCGGTTagtgttacagtaatttgtATTTCCCGGTTGTTAGCTTTGTAACAGAATCAAACTTGAAAGAGAGAGATCAAAggaagaggaaaaaatgaagccaaaaaaaaagaagaaaatatcatacaatGTATAAACAAACCAAGAGTCAAGTTGACCAACTTTTTACTTCTGTTGCTACAGAGTCTTCCTCGATTGAGATTCAACAAAGAAGGGAATCTCCTTGCTGTTACTACTGCAGACAATGGAATCAAGATACTTGCAAATGCTGCAGGTATGAGGTCCTTAAGAGCTGCTGAAAACCCTGGTTTTGAAGCACTGAGGTCACCTATTGAAGCagctgcaattaaggttctctctctctcgccaCTTTAAGCCCAAACcacccccctcccccccaaaaaaaaaaactgcgaGGCCGTAAGTTGTTGTCCTGATCATATTTTTATTTACCTTGTATAATGAACTCAAATCCTTCTGTTCTTTTATTCACCATGTATAATCAACTGAGATCTCTGTCTGCTGAGCAGGCTTCTGGCTCTTCTGTAGCAAATGTTCCTCCTGTTAATTGCAAAGTTGAAAGAAGCTCTCCTGTTAGGCCATCTCCAATACTTGTACGttgaattttttcttcttttaaaaaatGTGTTCCAGAATTAGTGGTAACAATGTTAGTTGTAGGAGTAACTTTGGGTACGTGTTGGCTAACTTGCCATTTTCTTTCCCAAGTGTAGATTAATGTTACCAACGTTAGTTGTAGGATTGACTTTAGGTAATTTGTTGACTAGCTTACTGAATTATTCCCTGGCAGGAGGTACGATTGATGTTGCAATCATGTGTTGTTGTTGATTTTCTATGAAGAATTTTCACTTGTCTGAGTCGTACTATATGGTGTAGGAGTTAAATGCTTTGGTGTTGTTTACTGTCTTCTCATGTAACACTGCTTACTGGAGTATGGTCAATATAGTGGGCCCAGATGCGTGCTTCAATCtcaatattttgaattttttttttagggaagTGTTTCTTTTGTCTGTTTGGGTatcttgtttatttatttatttttaaatcttcAGAATGGAGTTGACTCAATGTCTAGAAGCATGGAGAAACCAAGAACGCTAGATGATGTTAATGATAAAATGAAACCTTGGCAGTTGGCTGAAATTGTAGATCCTGTTCAATGCCGAATGGTTACGATGCCAGAGAGCACAGATGCGGGTAACAAGGTGGGTGGACTAATTAACTGGCATTTACGTTGCATGTGTTGCTTGTGAAGAATGTGCTTTTATTGACATATTCATATATAGGTTGCTCGGCTTCTTTATACAAACTCTGGTGTTGGCCTTTTGGCACTGGGATCAAATGGTGTTCAGAAGCTGTGGAAGTGGGTGCGAAATGAGCAAAATCCTTCTGGAAAGGTAATGGGAATGATTCCCTATATTGTTGTGGAGTTTATCTCttcttccttcattttttcctaaCAAATATATTATGAACAAGTTTCTGAAGTAAATGTGGGTCTAAAGGCCACTGCCAATCTTGTTCCACAACATTGGCAACCAAACAGTGGTCTTCTTATGACTAATGATGTCTCAGGTGTCAACCTTGAGGAAGCAGTTCCGTGCATAGCTCTCTCAAAGAATGATTCTTATGTAATGTCAGCTGCTGGTGGAAAGGTTTCATTGTTCAATATGATGACTTTTAAGGTATGTCTTCATATAAGTATGTTCACGATTTGTctgatcaaaattttcaaagataCATTAGCAGTTATAATGTAATTGTCTTCAATGTGGTTTCCTATGAAGGTGATGACGACATTTATGGCGCCACCACCGGCTTCAACTTTCTTGGCATTCCATCCTCAAGATAATAACATTATAGCCATTGGTATGGAGGATTCCACCATCCACATCTACAATGTTAGGGTAGATGAGGTATTGATTCCATCACTTTATATGATCTCAGATTACTGTTGACACTTGTATAATCGGCAGTGATGTCAATCAAATGACACTGTATAGGtgaaatcaaagctgaaaagtCACCAGAAGCGCATAACTGGTTTAGCATTTTCCACCACCCTGAATATATTAGTTTCTTCTGGTGCTGATGCTCAGGTAAAAAGCAATTCCTGTTTTTTATGGCTAAGAGCAAGTGAAGagattttcttctcctccattttttttggggggggggggggggttgggtgGGTGGGTTTCTAGATATTGACTAGAAAacaaaaggtttttttttttaaaaaaaaaaaaaaggaaaaatcatgtttGTTAAAGGGACCTTTTCATTTACAAGATGTCTAAGGTTGCTTTGTTTCTTCTGCTGTAGGTCATATATTAAAATGTGTGTTTCATCGTCTTTCTTAGAGATGAAATTTGATCCCCATGATCCATTGTTGGTTATTTTAACTAATTATTATTGGTAATCCTAAAAGCATGCTAGCCCTGTCAgttgttttcatttttctgtTCCTCTGTACTCGCTGGAACTTGTCTTCCTGTTATGGTGTGCTAAGATGGCTGTTGATCTTTAAACTGTCATATACAAACCTGCAGCTTTGTGTTTGGAGTATTGATACATGGGACAAGCGGAAATCAGTCCCCATCCAACTCCCTGCTGGGAAAGCACCTACAGGTGACACTCGAGTTCAGTTCCATTCTGATCAAATCCGCTTGCTGGTATCACATGAGACACAGCTAGCATTGTATGATGCTGCTAAGATTGATCGCATTCGTCAGGTATGACGTGTTCTAAATCTTTGGGGTCAAGGTTGCTTGTAAGATGACTAAAAGTTTTGCATGGATAATGTTTTCTGCAGTGGGTTCCCCAAGATGTCCTTTCTGCTCCCATCTCATATGCTGCATACTCCTGCAACAGTCAACTAGTTTATGCTTCGTTCTGTGATGGGAATATTGGGGTCTTTGATGCTGATACCCTAAGGCTAAGATGTCGGGTTGCTCCATCGGCGTATTTATCCCAGGCAGTATTAAATGGGTAAGAACAGGATGTTTGCATCCCAATGTTTCCTGATGGTTTATTAagcggcaaaaaaaaaaaaactttttatttttgggtgtatgtttggttgatagtACTTTCTTTGGTCTCTGACAGAAGTCAAGCTGTGTATCCACTTGTCATTGCGGCACATCCTCAAGACCCGAACCAATTTGCAATTGGGTTGACAGATGGGTCTGTCAAAGTGATAGAGCCCCAGGAATCAGAAGGAAAGTGGGGAGTAACTCCTCCAGTGGACAACGGGATGTTAAATGGTAGGGCGGCATCGTCATCCACCACCAGTAACCATGGAGGGCCTGATTCAGTCCAGAGATAAAAGTCAATTGTATTTTTTTCGGTCTTCTGATTCTGTAATCCTATCAGGTGTagattttttaggattttgtaTTTTGTCCCTTGTCAAAGGTTTAGATTGGAGATTAAATTAGAGAGATTTGTAATTGCACGCTATTTGTTGATTTATGTGTATTTTGTTTAATGCTCCTATTGATGCTAGAAATTGTATAAATCATATTGGTGGTTGAAATTTTAGTGCTTTTCATTGCCTGATTTGGCTGATGATGATGGCCGGATTCCAAAATTGGAGTTTGACCTAGCATCACACACTGAAACTCCTAACCTATTCAATGTACGAATCTCTGTTGCGATTAATGAGAA
This portion of the Coffea arabica cultivar ET-39 chromosome 2e, Coffea Arabica ET-39 HiFi, whole genome shotgun sequence genome encodes:
- the LOC113732920 gene encoding topless-related protein 3-like isoform X1, with amino-acid sequence MSSLSRELVFLILQFLEEEKFKESVHKLEQESGFFFNMKYFEEKVHAGEWEEVEKYLSGFTKVDDNRYSMKIFFEIRKQKYLEALDRQDKAKAVEILVNDLKVFSTFNEDLYKEITQLLTLNNFRENEQLSKYGDTKTARSIMLIELKKLIEANPLFREKLVFPTLKASRLRTLINQSLNWQHQLCKNPRPNPDIKTLFTDHTCTPPNGALAPTPVNMPPAAAVAKPAAYTSLGTHGPFPTTAAAANANALAGWMANAAASSSVQAAVVTASSLPVPPNQVSILKRPITPPATLGMVDYQNAEHEQLMKRLRPAQSVEEVTYPTVRQQPSWSLDDLPRNVAFTMHQGSTITTMDFHPSHHTLLLVGSNNGDITLWEVGMREKLVTKPFKIWEIQACTLPFQASVAKEGPFSVSRVTWSPDGTFIGAAFSKHLVHLYAYAGPNDLRQHLEIDAHTGGVNDLAFAHPNKQLCVVTCGDDKLIKVWDLTGRKLFNFEGHEAPVYSICPHQKENIQFIFSTAIDGKIKAWLYDNMGSRVDYDAPGHWCTTMLYSADGSRLFSCGTGKEGDSFLVEWNESEGAIKRTYTGFRKKSNLVVQFDTTQNHFLAVGEDSQIKFWDMDNNNILTSTDAEGGLSSLPRLRFNKEGNLLAVTTADNGIKILANAAGMRSLRAAENPGFEALRSPIEAAAIKASGSSVANVPPVNCKVERSSPVRPSPILNGVDSMSRSMEKPRTLDDVNDKMKPWQLAEIVDPVQCRMVTMPESTDAGNKVARLLYTNSGVGLLALGSNGVQKLWKWVRNEQNPSGKATANLVPQHWQPNSGLLMTNDVSGVNLEEAVPCIALSKNDSYVMSAAGGKVSLFNMMTFKVMTTFMAPPPASTFLAFHPQDNNIIAIGMEDSTIHIYNVRVDEVKSKLKSHQKRITGLAFSTTLNILVSSGADAQLCVWSIDTWDKRKSVPIQLPAGKAPTGDTRVQFHSDQIRLLVSHETQLALYDAAKIDRIRQWVPQDVLSAPISYAAYSCNSQLVYASFCDGNIGVFDADTLRLRCRVAPSAYLSQAVLNGSQAVYPLVIAAHPQDPNQFAIGLTDGSVKVIEPQESEGKWGVTPPVDNGMLNGRAASSSTTSNHGGPDSVQR
- the LOC113732920 gene encoding topless-related protein 3-like isoform X2, which codes for MSSLSRELVFLILQFLEEEKFKESVHKLEQESGFFFNMKYFEEKVHAGEWEEVEKYLSGFTKVDDNRYSMKIFFEIRKQKYLEALDRQDKAKAVEILVNDLKVFSTFNEDLYKEITQLLTLNNFRENEQLSKYGDTKTARSIMLIELKKLIEANPLFREKLVFPTLKASRLRTLINQSLNWQHQLCKNPRPNPDIKTLFTDHTCTPPNGALAPTPVNMPPAAAVAKPAAYTSLGTHGPFPTTAAAANANALAGWMANAAASSSVQAAVVTASSLPVPPNQVSILKRPITPPATLGMVDYQNAEHEQLMKRLRPAQSVEEVTYPTVRQQPSWSLDDLPRNVAFTMHQGSTITTMDFHPSHHTLLLVGSNNGDITLWEVGMREKLVTKPFKIWEIQACTLPFQASVAKEGPFSVSRVTWSPDGTFIGAAFSKHLVHLYAYAGPNDLRQHLEIDAHTGGVNDLAFAHPNKQLCVVTCGDDKLIKVWDLTGRKLFNFEGHEAPVYSICPHQKENIQFIFSTAIDGKIKAWLYDNMGSRVDYDAPGHWCTTMLYSADGSRLFSCGTGKEGDSFLVEWNESEGAIKRTYTGFRKKSNLVVQFDTTQNHFLAVGEDSQIKFWDMDNNNILTSTDAEGGLSSLPRLRFNKEGNLLAVTTADNGIKILANAAGMRSLRAAENPGFEALRSPIEAAAIKNGVDSMSRSMEKPRTLDDVNDKMKPWQLAEIVDPVQCRMVTMPESTDAGNKVARLLYTNSGVGLLALGSNGVQKLWKWVRNEQNPSGKATANLVPQHWQPNSGLLMTNDVSGVNLEEAVPCIALSKNDSYVMSAAGGKVSLFNMMTFKVMTTFMAPPPASTFLAFHPQDNNIIAIGMEDSTIHIYNVRVDEVKSKLKSHQKRITGLAFSTTLNILVSSGADAQLCVWSIDTWDKRKSVPIQLPAGKAPTGDTRVQFHSDQIRLLVSHETQLALYDAAKIDRIRQWVPQDVLSAPISYAAYSCNSQLVYASFCDGNIGVFDADTLRLRCRVAPSAYLSQAVLNGSQAVYPLVIAAHPQDPNQFAIGLTDGSVKVIEPQESEGKWGVTPPVDNGMLNGRAASSSTTSNHGGPDSVQR